A portion of the Kribbella jejuensis genome contains these proteins:
- a CDS encoding DUF4037 domain-containing protein, with amino-acid sequence MPEFVHAQELSAGFYADVVAPVLGSTGHAAGLLGWGSDVLGYDTARSMDHDWGPRLIVLVDEPATVLKQVEAVLPDEYRGFPVRFGSDVHAVEHRVTVATLSDWLRGHLGFDASQGVGVDDWLVTPQQQFLGVVKGQVYADDGRLAPVRAALAWYPDEIWRWLMACQWTRIAQEEPFMQRTHEVGDELGSRVVAARLVREVMRLALLQSREYAPYTKWLGTAFARLGHPDGLDRALTDTVAAGNFADRERALVAAYELVGRRHNALGITAELDVAPRLFFDRPALVLDAARFATACHATVSDPQLKRVGPIGSIDQFVDSTDVLSNPSAYRRLLGVFR; translated from the coding sequence ATGCCCGAGTTCGTGCACGCGCAGGAGCTGTCGGCTGGGTTCTATGCAGACGTGGTCGCGCCTGTGCTCGGCAGCACCGGTCATGCGGCTGGCCTACTGGGCTGGGGTTCCGATGTGCTCGGCTACGACACCGCACGCTCGATGGACCACGACTGGGGTCCACGGCTGATCGTCCTGGTCGACGAGCCCGCGACGGTGCTCAAGCAGGTCGAGGCGGTGCTGCCGGACGAGTACCGCGGCTTCCCGGTCCGCTTCGGCTCGGATGTTCATGCCGTAGAGCACCGCGTGACTGTAGCGACGCTCAGCGACTGGCTGCGGGGACACTTGGGGTTCGACGCTTCGCAGGGCGTCGGTGTCGACGACTGGCTGGTCACACCGCAGCAGCAGTTCCTGGGTGTCGTGAAAGGACAGGTGTACGCCGACGACGGCCGGCTCGCGCCGGTGCGCGCAGCCCTCGCCTGGTACCCGGACGAGATCTGGCGGTGGCTGATGGCCTGCCAGTGGACGCGGATCGCGCAGGAGGAACCGTTCATGCAGCGCACCCACGAGGTCGGCGACGAGCTCGGGTCCCGGGTGGTCGCGGCGCGGCTCGTCCGCGAGGTGATGCGGCTCGCGTTGCTGCAGTCCCGCGAGTACGCACCGTACACGAAATGGCTGGGTACGGCGTTCGCCCGGCTCGGCCATCCGGACGGGCTGGACCGCGCGCTCACGGATACGGTTGCCGCGGGCAACTTCGCGGACCGGGAGCGGGCACTGGTGGCGGCGTACGAGCTGGTCGGCCGGCGGCACAACGCGCTCGGGATCACCGCCGAGCTCGACGTAGCGCCGCGGCTGTTCTTCGACCGTCCGGCGCTGGTCCTGGATGCCGCGCGGTTCGCGACGGCCTGTCACGCGACGGTGTCGGATCCGCAGCTGAAGCGGGTCGGGCCGATCGGGTCGATCGATCAGTTCGTGGACAGCACCGACGTACTGAGCAATCCGTCTGCCTACCGCCGCCTGCTGGGAGTCTTCCGATGA
- a CDS encoding HAD family hydrolase, which translates to MISHVVWDWNGTLLNDNDAVLAAVNEVCAGFGRPELTWAEWQAAYARPMRLSYEQILQRVLDDAEWEQVDKLYHQRYDALLHTCELAIGAHDVLRAWGAGGRTQSLLSMWFHSRLTPTVELYGLTQYFSRVDGLPGEVGGGSKADSLIRHLQELQLDPAGVVLIGDVVDDAHAAEAAGTQCVLVTTGAMTREALEATGMPVTGSISEALALLDQ; encoded by the coding sequence GTGATTTCGCATGTGGTGTGGGACTGGAACGGCACGCTGCTCAACGACAACGATGCCGTGCTCGCAGCTGTCAACGAGGTCTGCGCCGGGTTCGGGCGGCCGGAGCTGACCTGGGCCGAGTGGCAGGCGGCGTACGCGCGGCCGATGCGGCTGTCGTACGAGCAGATCCTGCAGCGCGTCCTGGACGACGCGGAGTGGGAGCAGGTCGACAAGCTCTACCACCAGCGGTACGACGCACTCCTGCACACGTGTGAGCTCGCCATCGGTGCCCACGACGTACTGCGTGCCTGGGGCGCCGGCGGACGGACCCAGTCGTTGCTGTCGATGTGGTTCCACTCGCGTCTCACCCCGACCGTGGAGCTGTACGGGCTCACGCAGTACTTCAGCCGGGTCGACGGGCTGCCTGGTGAGGTGGGAGGTGGATCCAAGGCGGACAGTCTGATCCGGCACCTCCAGGAGCTGCAGTTGGACCCGGCAGGCGTCGTACTGATCGGGGACGTGGTTGACGACGCTCACGCGGCGGAGGCGGCCGGTACGCAGTGTGTTCTTGTCACTACCGGTGCGATGACGCGCGAGGCTCTGGAAGCGACCGGGATGCCGGTCACCGGGTCTATCAGCGAGGCACTGGCGTTGCTCGACCAGTGA
- a CDS encoding universal stress protein, with amino-acid sequence MTQVVVLLEQGSQDALDWAAAEAAARGAELRVVYAFRWPYLLDALGELTVEERDLETAEVVVDDAIEHVRKIFPSLRISSTVFPGRAIDALLSEADDDAALIVIAHGHTFERRLATRLAHRGSPFGLRVLGRLRAAISVRGSVRRGSVSLAVVGLMPDRTVGPSSGRVVVAVDGVDRSDALGFAFGAARLRGTGLTVLQTTADANCVSAWRTVYPEVDVRCGTADGPAAVLAESTAAALTVLAADRSNTEVARLARGPVVLV; translated from the coding sequence GTGACGCAGGTCGTAGTTCTACTGGAGCAGGGCAGCCAGGACGCCTTGGACTGGGCGGCTGCTGAGGCCGCGGCCCGGGGCGCTGAGCTGCGGGTGGTGTACGCGTTCCGGTGGCCGTACCTGCTTGACGCGCTCGGTGAGCTCACGGTGGAAGAGCGGGACCTGGAAACCGCTGAGGTTGTCGTGGACGACGCCATCGAGCATGTCCGGAAGATCTTCCCGAGCCTGCGGATCAGCTCGACGGTCTTCCCCGGACGTGCGATCGATGCCCTGCTGAGCGAAGCAGACGACGACGCCGCCCTCATCGTCATCGCCCACGGCCACACCTTCGAACGCCGCCTCGCCACCCGCCTCGCCCACCGCGGCTCGCCGTTCGGGTTGCGGGTCCTGGGTCGCCTGCGGGCGGCGATCTCGGTGCGGGGTTCGGTGCGGCGGGGGTCGGTGTCGCTGGCGGTGGTTGGGTTGATGCCGGACCGTACGGTTGGGCCGTCGTCCGGGCGGGTGGTGGTGGCCGTTGACGGGGTCGACCGGTCGGATGCGTTGGGGTTCGCGTTCGGCGCGGCGCGCCTCCGCGGCACCGGCCTGACCGTGCTGCAGACGACAGCCGACGCGAACTGCGTGTCCGCGTGGCGGACCGTCTACCCCGAGGTCGACGTCCGCTGCGGCACCGCCGACGGACCCGCGGCAGTCCTCGCCGAATCCACGGCGGCAGCCCTCACCGTCCTCGCAGCCGACCGCTCCAACACCGAGGTCGCCCGTCTGGCCCGCGGCCCGGTCGTCCTGGTCTAG
- a CDS encoding helix-turn-helix transcriptional regulator: MRKLRGRQREYDVLNGLVSEAKAGRSQVLVLTGEAGVGKSALLDAMVAGADGCRVTRTAGIESEMELAYAGLHQLCLPFLEQLDRLPAPQRDALGTAFGLRNGPTPDRFLIGLAVLNLLASSAEPVVCVVDDAQWLDLMSARILAFVARRLAAESVLMVFAVRDGIEHAFDGLDVLPIRGLDDADARALLDSVLPGPIDPRVRDRIVAETRGNPLALLELPRAWTAAELADGLASGSLAGRIEDGFVRRLEGLPSDTRLLLLTAAAEPLGDPTLLWRAAEQLGFGADAAAGAAESGLITFDQHIRFRHPLVRSAAYRTATPQQRLAVHRALAAVTDPATDPDRRAWHRAQATMTPDEDVALELEQSAQRARARGGFFAAGTFLERSAALTIDPGLRADRILAAATAKRSAGALDAALDLLNGAATGPASPLRDAEITRLRGEIAFDRGHTAEAARTLVEAAAHLQPHDRTQARITYLEAMSAAIWSSGPETPGILGEIASAVPDQPTGAGTTPGTSGELLLQGLAIRFTRGFAAAAPLLVGALEQARRGEPADERGWLWLAGNRASGIVAIDVWDLDAALELATRHERIARDSGALVQLQWALNFRANVVSMTGDLTAAAGYVEEERQIATATGNRVLGIGAMQLAALRGDESAATPLIDAMIREARAQQQGRMTAIATYTNAVLNNGLGRYEAARDAARQVFLQDPVAYDALVVGELSEAASRTGDTELVETTLTWLSDRVAAVPTDWGRGMEARARALLTNDENAYRTSIEHLGKTALRIELARAELLYGEWLRREGRRQDAREHLRTAHEELTAMGADAFAERARHELLATGETVRKRTPETTNDLTAQEAQIAGLARDGLTNPEIAAQLFISPRTVEWHLRKTFAKLGITSRRQLRTLQTFAAAGRGGPL, encoded by the coding sequence GTGAGAAAGCTTCGTGGCCGGCAGCGCGAGTACGACGTACTGAACGGTCTGGTCAGCGAGGCGAAAGCCGGGCGTAGTCAGGTGCTGGTACTGACCGGCGAGGCCGGCGTCGGCAAGTCGGCCCTGCTCGACGCGATGGTCGCCGGCGCCGACGGCTGCCGGGTCACGCGGACGGCAGGGATCGAGTCCGAGATGGAGCTCGCGTACGCCGGTCTGCACCAGCTGTGCCTGCCGTTCCTGGAGCAGCTCGATCGGCTGCCGGCTCCGCAGCGTGATGCTCTGGGCACGGCGTTCGGACTGCGGAACGGTCCGACGCCGGACCGGTTCCTGATCGGGCTGGCGGTGCTGAACCTGCTCGCGTCCAGTGCCGAGCCGGTGGTCTGTGTGGTCGACGACGCGCAGTGGCTGGACCTGATGTCGGCGCGGATCCTCGCGTTCGTCGCGCGACGGCTCGCGGCCGAGTCGGTGCTGATGGTGTTCGCGGTCCGGGACGGGATCGAGCACGCCTTCGACGGTCTCGACGTACTGCCGATCCGCGGGCTGGACGACGCCGACGCACGGGCGCTGCTGGACTCGGTGCTGCCCGGGCCGATCGACCCGCGGGTGCGGGACCGGATCGTCGCCGAGACGCGGGGCAATCCGCTGGCGCTGCTCGAACTCCCCCGCGCGTGGACGGCGGCCGAGCTGGCGGACGGGCTGGCGTCCGGGTCGCTGGCCGGGCGGATCGAGGACGGGTTCGTGCGGCGGCTCGAAGGGCTGCCGAGCGATACGCGCTTGCTGCTGCTCACCGCGGCGGCCGAACCGTTGGGCGACCCGACGTTGTTGTGGCGGGCCGCCGAGCAGCTCGGGTTCGGTGCGGACGCGGCGGCCGGCGCGGCCGAGTCGGGGTTGATCACGTTCGACCAGCACATCCGGTTCCGGCATCCGTTGGTACGGTCGGCGGCGTACCGTACGGCGACCCCGCAGCAGCGGCTCGCCGTCCACCGGGCGCTGGCCGCGGTGACCGATCCCGCGACGGATCCGGACCGGCGCGCATGGCACCGGGCGCAGGCGACGATGACACCGGACGAGGACGTCGCGCTGGAGCTCGAACAGTCCGCGCAGCGGGCCCGGGCCCGTGGTGGATTCTTTGCCGCAGGCACCTTCTTGGAACGGTCGGCCGCGTTGACGATCGACCCCGGTCTCCGGGCGGATCGCATCCTGGCCGCGGCCACCGCGAAACGCAGCGCCGGCGCGTTGGATGCCGCCCTGGACCTGTTGAACGGTGCCGCCACCGGCCCGGCGAGCCCACTCCGCGACGCCGAAATCACCCGCCTCCGAGGCGAAATCGCCTTCGACCGAGGCCACACCGCCGAAGCCGCCCGCACCCTCGTCGAAGCCGCCGCCCACCTACAACCCCACGACCGAACCCAGGCCCGCATCACCTACCTCGAGGCGATGTCGGCCGCCATCTGGTCCAGCGGCCCCGAAACCCCCGGCATCCTCGGCGAAATAGCCTCCGCAGTCCCCGACCAACCGACGGGCGCCGGCACCACCCCCGGCACTTCCGGCGAGCTTCTTCTTCAGGGGTTGGCGATCCGCTTCACCCGGGGCTTCGCTGCGGCGGCTCCGCTGCTGGTGGGGGCGTTGGAGCAGGCGCGACGTGGTGAGCCGGCAGACGAACGCGGGTGGTTGTGGTTGGCAGGCAACCGGGCGAGTGGGATTGTCGCGATCGACGTCTGGGATCTCGACGCCGCTCTCGAACTGGCCACCCGGCACGAGCGGATCGCGCGCGACAGCGGGGCACTCGTCCAACTCCAATGGGCGCTCAACTTCCGCGCGAACGTCGTCTCGATGACCGGCGACCTGACCGCGGCCGCGGGGTACGTCGAGGAAGAGCGGCAGATCGCCACCGCCACCGGCAACCGCGTCCTGGGCATCGGCGCCATGCAGCTCGCGGCCCTCCGCGGCGACGAATCCGCCGCGACGCCGCTCATCGACGCGATGATCCGCGAGGCCCGGGCCCAGCAGCAGGGCCGGATGACCGCGATCGCGACGTACACCAACGCCGTCCTCAACAACGGACTCGGCCGCTACGAAGCGGCCCGCGACGCCGCACGCCAGGTCTTCCTGCAGGACCCGGTCGCGTACGATGCTCTGGTCGTCGGGGAACTGTCCGAAGCCGCGTCGCGCACCGGCGACACCGAACTCGTCGAGACCACCCTCACCTGGCTGAGCGACCGCGTCGCCGCCGTGCCGACCGACTGGGGCCGCGGCATGGAAGCGCGCGCCCGCGCCCTCCTCACCAACGACGAGAACGCGTACCGCACCTCGATCGAACACCTCGGCAAGACCGCGCTCCGGATCGAGCTCGCCCGCGCCGAACTCCTGTACGGCGAATGGCTCCGCCGCGAAGGCCGCCGCCAGGACGCCCGCGAGCACCTCCGGACCGCCCACGAAGAGCTGACCGCGATGGGCGCCGACGCCTTCGCCGAACGTGCCCGCCACGAACTCCTCGCCACCGGCGAGACCGTCCGCAAACGCACCCCGGAAACCACCAACGACCTGACCGCCCAGGAGGCCCAGATCGCCGGCCTCGCCCGCGACGGCCTGACCAACCCGGAGATCGCCGCCCAACTGTTCATCAGCCCCCGCACCGTCGAATGGCACCTCCGCAAAACCTTCGCCAAACTCGGCATCACCTCCCGCCGCCAACTCCGCACCCTCCAAACCTTCGCAGCAGCAGGCCGCGGCGGCCCACTGTGA
- a CDS encoding N-acetylglucosamine-6-phosphate deacetylase, translated as MTVLEGRTAAGRGVRVRYSAAGIEAVDDHPSAPEVLVIPGLVDLQVNGYGGLDVNDPSANALPALVRALWAQGVTTVYPTIVSADDATTTRLVTAAAAARADDPVVRYGVPGLHLEGPYISSVDGARGAHDPAVIRDPDADEFDRWQNAADGAIAIMTVAPERTGAIEFTRHLAAHGVLPSIGHSLATADDVHAFAAAGGRLSTHLGNALPAQLDRHRNPIWPQLTEDRLTAGLIADGHHLPGDTFAALVRAKGVERCVLTSDAAALAGCAPGDYQTAVGGSVTVTPDGSLRLTGTPYLAGSGASLLDCLRWSTNYLPLDVAVTMATSTPADLLGLHDRGRLEAGARADLLQFNRTPAGGLGELTTVVVNGQAVLKP; from the coding sequence GTGACGGTGCTGGAAGGTCGTACGGCGGCCGGGCGTGGGGTGCGGGTGCGGTACTCCGCCGCTGGGATCGAGGCGGTTGATGACCATCCGTCGGCGCCGGAGGTGCTGGTGATTCCCGGGCTGGTGGACCTGCAGGTCAACGGGTATGGCGGGCTCGACGTCAACGATCCGTCCGCCAACGCGCTGCCCGCGCTCGTTCGGGCCCTCTGGGCGCAGGGCGTGACCACGGTCTATCCGACGATCGTCTCCGCCGACGATGCGACCACGACCAGGCTCGTGACGGCGGCCGCGGCCGCGCGCGCCGACGATCCGGTCGTGCGGTACGGCGTACCCGGTCTGCACCTCGAAGGTCCGTACATCTCGTCGGTGGACGGTGCGCGCGGAGCGCACGATCCGGCCGTGATCCGGGACCCCGACGCGGACGAGTTCGACCGCTGGCAGAACGCCGCGGACGGGGCGATCGCGATCATGACCGTGGCCCCGGAACGTACCGGCGCGATCGAGTTCACCCGGCACCTCGCGGCGCACGGCGTACTGCCGTCGATCGGCCACTCGCTGGCGACGGCCGATGACGTCCATGCGTTCGCAGCCGCCGGCGGCAGGTTGTCGACGCACCTCGGCAACGCGCTGCCGGCGCAGCTCGACCGGCATCGGAACCCGATCTGGCCGCAGCTCACCGAGGACCGGTTGACCGCCGGATTGATTGCCGACGGCCACCATCTGCCGGGCGACACGTTCGCCGCGCTGGTCCGCGCGAAGGGCGTCGAACGCTGCGTCCTCACCAGCGATGCAGCCGCGCTGGCGGGCTGTGCCCCGGGCGACTACCAGACCGCGGTCGGCGGCTCGGTCACCGTGACTCCCGACGGCAGCCTTCGTCTGACCGGTACGCCGTACCTCGCGGGCAGCGGCGCGTCGCTCCTCGACTGTCTCCGTTGGTCCACCAACTATCTCCCGTTGGACGTCGCCGTCACGATGGCGACGTCCACGCCCGCCGATCTCCTCGGCCTGCACGACCGCGGCCGCCTCGAAGCAGGTGCCCGAGCCGACCTTCTCCAGTTCAACCGCACGCCGGCCGGAGGCCTCGGTGAACTGACGACCGTCGTCGTCAACGGACAAGCCGTCCTGAAACCCTGA
- a CDS encoding ABC transporter ATP-binding protein, which translates to MTAIRLDGVSKVFDGEHLAVDELSLEIGDGEFMVLLGPSGCGKTTLLRMIAGLERVTSGEVWFGRTRGTDLAPRERGVAMVFQTGALYPNRTVQENIMFPLQIAGKDDAEAGSTAVGLAQILSIESVLDRMPWTLSGGQRQRVAIGRALVRRPKVFLLDEPLSNLDATMRTELRQEIGAMTRDLNVTTLYVTHDQVEALTLANRIAVMRDGRIEDVGTPTQVYNDPATAFVAGFLGTPRINLMSATVNVTAHHRVRLEFGSQSIGLDPTDRRSLILRHHHGAPVIVGARSNAFSLITTQDAPNQLTGTIRAFEFHGQQSIAFVQCGIEIVDPDRIGRPRPAHASPLAEPTPSLLGRFRRRIGLGAAPATPVEFHGPSHRRADLVVELPVDTELQRGTRIQLALDTSKIHIFDHTGHRVDRITR; encoded by the coding sequence ATGACGGCGATCCGGCTCGATGGTGTGTCCAAGGTGTTCGATGGCGAACACCTGGCCGTCGACGAGCTGTCACTGGAGATCGGGGACGGCGAGTTCATGGTGCTGCTCGGGCCGTCGGGATGCGGGAAGACCACGCTGCTGCGGATGATCGCGGGCCTGGAGCGCGTGACGTCGGGCGAGGTGTGGTTCGGGCGGACCAGAGGGACCGACCTGGCGCCACGCGAACGCGGCGTCGCGATGGTGTTCCAGACCGGCGCGCTGTACCCGAACCGGACCGTGCAGGAGAACATCATGTTCCCGCTGCAGATCGCCGGGAAGGACGACGCCGAAGCGGGGTCGACCGCGGTCGGGCTGGCGCAGATCCTCAGCATCGAGTCGGTGCTCGACCGGATGCCGTGGACGTTGTCGGGTGGCCAGCGGCAGCGGGTGGCGATCGGACGGGCGCTGGTCCGGCGGCCGAAGGTGTTCCTGCTCGACGAACCGCTGTCGAACCTCGACGCGACCATGCGGACCGAGCTCCGGCAGGAGATCGGCGCGATGACCCGCGACCTGAACGTGACCACGCTGTACGTGACCCACGACCAGGTCGAGGCGCTCACGCTCGCGAACCGGATCGCGGTGATGCGCGACGGCCGGATCGAGGACGTCGGGACGCCGACGCAGGTCTACAACGACCCGGCGACCGCGTTCGTGGCCGGTTTCCTGGGCACGCCACGGATCAACCTGATGTCCGCGACCGTCAACGTGACCGCGCACCACCGGGTCCGGCTCGAATTCGGCAGCCAGTCGATCGGCCTCGACCCGACCGACCGCCGCTCGCTGATTCTGCGACACCACCACGGCGCACCGGTGATCGTCGGCGCCCGCTCGAACGCGTTCAGCCTGATCACCACGCAGGACGCCCCGAACCAGCTGACCGGGACGATCCGCGCCTTCGAGTTCCACGGCCAGCAGTCGATCGCGTTCGTCCAGTGCGGGATCGAGATCGTGGACCCGGACCGGATCGGCCGCCCCAGGCCGGCGCACGCATCACCGTTGGCCGAGCCAACACCGTCGCTCCTCGGCCGGTTCCGCCGCCGGATCGGCCTGGGCGCCGCACCTGCTACGCCGGTCGAGTTTCACGGACCGTCCCACCGCCGCGCGGACCTCGTCGTCGAACTCCCGGTCGACACCGAACTCCAGCGCGGCACCCGGATCCAGCTCGCCCTCGACACCAGCAAGATCCACATCTTCGACCACACCGGCCACCGGGTGGACCGCATCACCCGCTGA
- a CDS encoding alpha/beta fold hydrolase → MSTPIPAGSLRSLTTAGGITVQDRDRTRSFLLLHGGGGVLTMAGFADLLAERTRSRVLLPTHPGFGGTPRRDAIRDVRDLAAAYVGMLEEFELADVTVIGNSFGGWLAAEIALQHSPRVGGAVIVDGIGIEVEDHPLTDVSGLSIPELQALSRHDPSKAPTPTPTPVSGTATAGAPADPREVTGPSPDVRALIGYTGPTMSDPTLLTRLAGIEIPVHVIWGESDRIAGPEYGKAYAAAIPGATYTLLPRTGHLPQLETPEQLLDAVQLGHGVSG, encoded by the coding sequence ATGAGTACGCCGATTCCTGCCGGATCGCTCCGGTCCCTGACCACCGCCGGCGGCATCACTGTCCAGGACCGTGATCGCACTCGTTCGTTTCTGCTCCTGCACGGTGGTGGCGGCGTACTGACGATGGCCGGATTCGCCGACCTGCTGGCCGAGCGCACGCGTTCGCGCGTCCTGCTGCCCACCCATCCCGGCTTCGGTGGGACGCCGCGACGCGATGCGATCCGAGATGTTCGCGACCTGGCGGCGGCGTACGTCGGGATGCTCGAGGAGTTCGAGCTCGCTGACGTGACCGTGATCGGCAACTCCTTCGGTGGTTGGCTCGCGGCGGAGATCGCGCTGCAGCACAGCCCGCGGGTGGGCGGCGCGGTGATCGTGGACGGGATCGGCATCGAGGTCGAGGATCATCCGCTGACCGATGTGAGCGGATTGTCGATCCCTGAGCTCCAGGCGCTGTCCCGGCACGACCCGTCGAAGGCGCCGACACCGACACCGACACCGGTGAGCGGGACAGCCACGGCCGGTGCGCCCGCCGACCCGCGTGAGGTCACGGGGCCGAGCCCGGACGTCCGTGCGCTGATCGGCTACACCGGCCCGACGATGTCCGACCCGACGTTGCTGACGCGGCTGGCCGGCATCGAGATCCCGGTGCACGTGATCTGGGGTGAGAGCGACCGGATCGCCGGCCCCGAGTACGGCAAGGCGTACGCCGCGGCGATCCCAGGAGCGACGTACACACTGCTGCCGCGCACCGGTCACCTTCCCCAACTGGAGACACCCGAGCAACTACTCGACGCCGTGCAGCTTGGTCACGGCGTCAGCGGGTGA
- a CDS encoding MarR family winged helix-turn-helix transcriptional regulator, which produces MRHQPADVALAVKRLQYRHHRALSQALAPLGLSLVQWDTLRHLERHPDASLHDLAVLTFQTDQSFGSLATRMADRGLIERVPGPGRAVKHRLTPKGEQLRADGQDAVNAVFKTSFTNLSASQLEQLGDLLDAALGPNPTA; this is translated from the coding sequence ATGAGGCACCAGCCCGCGGATGTCGCCCTGGCCGTCAAGCGTCTGCAGTACCGTCATCACCGCGCGCTGAGCCAGGCGCTCGCGCCGCTGGGCCTGTCACTGGTGCAGTGGGACACGCTGCGCCACCTGGAGCGCCACCCCGACGCGTCGCTGCACGACCTGGCGGTGCTCACGTTCCAGACCGACCAGTCCTTCGGGTCGCTGGCGACCCGGATGGCCGATCGCGGCCTGATCGAGCGTGTCCCCGGCCCCGGCCGTGCCGTCAAACATCGGTTGACCCCGAAAGGCGAGCAGCTCCGCGCGGACGGCCAGGATGCGGTGAACGCCGTCTTCAAGACGTCGTTCACCAACCTCTCCGCGAGCCAGCTCGAGCAACTCGGCGACCTCCTCGACGCGGCGCTCGGCCCGAACCCGACGGCCTGA